A segment of the Granulicella aggregans genome:
GGATGATGGGAACCCGCCGCTCGGATTCGTTGGAACTCACGCTGGGAGCCCGCAGGACTGGAAGAACCTGAACCTGGAACACTCCATCAGCCCGCAGGACGTCAAGTATCAGTTCACCGGCCATGTGTCATACGATCTTCCCATCGGCCAGGGCCGTGCGCTCGATCTGGGGCGCATTGGAAACGCAGCGCTTGGAGGATGGACTGCTAATGGCATTCTTTACTTGAGCACGGGAGTTCCGATCGCTTCGCCGATCGTCGGAGCCTCCATCTCCTACTTCAACCAGCGGCCGAACCTGACCTGTGATCCGAGCAAGGGCGCTCCACATACCACGACCACCTGGTTCAACTTTGGATGCTTCGCACTCCCTTCGAGTCAGTTCGTACCCGGAGGAGCACCAGCGTATCTCGATCATGTCCGGACGAACGGATCGAACGACGTCGATCTATCGCTGTACAAGGTATATACACTTCGTGGTGAACAAGCGGTTCGCTTTGAGGTGTCCGCATACAACATCGCTAATCGGCCACAGTTTGGCGCACCGAACGTGCCCAGCATCACTTCTGTGGAAACACAACCGTCGGTTGCAGCAACCTTCGGACAGATTACCTCGACCATCAACACGCCGCGCCAGTTCCAGTTCGGGGCGCGCTACACGTTCTAACCTGCATTCAGCAGCCATCAACTGGAGCCATTCTCTTAGGAGGATGGCTCTTTTTTCTTCAATGAAAGTCATGTGAGCGCACTTCGATCGCCGCGGCGTGCAGGTGCTCCAGGGACTCCGCCTTCACATGCACGACTCCATCCTGGTTCTGCAGCTTGCCATAGACCTTGAGGAACCGCCCGCGCGTGACGAGGACGCGCTCACGCTCGTAGAGCTGCGGTGTGATGATGATGTTCGAGATCCCCGTCTCGTCTTCCATCGAGAGAAAGATGAAGCCTTGCGCCGTGCCCGGACGTTGGCGGGCTATGACCGAACCGGCAGCTATGACGCGGCGACCATCGGGTTGAAGACGCAGCTCGAGCGCGGAAGAGACTCCCATGCCTCTCAGCTCGCGACGACGGTAGGCCATGGGATGAGGGCCGGTAGTAAGGCCTGTGCCGGAGTAGTCTGCGACCAGCCGCTCGTCCGTCTTCATCTTCAGCAGTGGCGAATGGGATGACTGAGGCGCCGCTTCGCTCTGTTGGAGCAAGGGGCCGACGGGACGACTTACCTGCTCGATCTGCCAGATGGCGTCGCGCCTGTGCTCGACGCCGCCGAGCGAGTTGAGAGCACCGATCCGCGCTAACTGCGCGAGGTCGCTACGGTTCAATGCAGGCACACGCAGGGAAAGGTCCTCGACACTTTGGAAGGGGCCGCCTGCATGGCGTGCGCTCACCAGCAGCGACGCTGTAGCCGCTTTCAGGGAACGGGCGTAGTTCAATCCGAGGCGCAAGGAGAGTAAGCCACTGGGCTCGTGCTCTACCGTGCAGCAGATCTGCGAGATCTGCACATCGATGGGCTTCACGCGGAGGCCATGAAGCTGCGCATCTTTCACCAGAGTGGCCGCCGTGTAGAAGCCCATCGGCTGGTTGTTGAGCATCGCGCAGGTGAAGGCCGCGAGATACTTCACCTTGAAGTAGGCCGAGGCATAGGCGATCAGAGCAAAGCTGGCGGCGTGCGATTCAGGAAATCCATACAGCGCGAAGGACTGGATGCTCTGCACGATCACGTCCTGCGTCTCGGCGGCTATGGCGTTCGCGTCCATGCCCTTGCGCAGCTTTACCATCAGCTCTTCCATTCGCTTCCAAGAGCGCCTCATGCCGACGGCCTTGCGCAGCTCCTCGGCTTCTGTTCCGGTGAAGTTGCCTACGATCATCGCCATGCGAAGCAGCTGCTCCTGAAACAGAGGCACACCAAGCGTCCGTTCCAGTACAGGCTTAAGCGCTTCAACCGGATAGGTGACTTCTTCTCTTCCCTGCCGGCGGCGCATGTACGGATGCATCATCTTGCCGACGATGGGACCGGGGCGGATGATCGCCACCTGCACGACGAGGTCGTAGAACTTCGTTGGAGCATTGCGCGGTATGGAGGCCATCTGGGCGCGGCTCTCTACCTGGAACATGCCCACTGTGTCCGCACGGCGCAGGGTCGCATAGACTTCTGGATCGTCGGCGGGGAGTTGCGCAAGGTCGACAGCGTCGCCGTAGTGCTCGGGGATCAGCGTGAGGCAATCTTTCATCACGGCCATCATGCCCAGGCCGAGCAGGTCGATCTTGACCAGGCCAAGTTCGGCGCAGTCTTCCTTGTCCCACTGCACCACGCTGCGGCCAGGCATGGAGGCGCGCTCGAGCGGAACCACCTTGTTCAGGCTGCCCTGGCAGATGACCATGCCGCCCGAGTGCTGGCCGAGATGTCGCGGCAGGTCCTGGATGCGTTCGCACAGCTCGACATACTTGGCGATGCGCCAGTGGCCGAGGTCGAAGCCTGCATGGCGGAAGTTGTCCCCGAGAGTCTCGTCCTTCTTGCGCCACTCCCAATGGCCGATGAGGCTGGAGAGGCGGCCCAACGTCTCCTCATCGAAGCCAAGCGCCTTGCCGACCTCGCGGGCAGCGGATTTGCCGCGATAGGTGATGACATTTGCGGTCATCGCCGCGCCAAGCTCGCCGTAGCGTTGATAGACGTACTGGATGGCCTGCTCTCGCTTATCGCCCGAGGGCAGATCGAGATCGACGTCCGGCCACTCGTTGCGATTCTCGTTGAGGAAGCGCTCGAAGAGCAGATCCATGCCAACCGGATCGATGGCGGTGATCTCTAGCGTATAACAGACGACCGAGTTCGCCGCGCTGCCTCTTCCCTGGATCAGGATGTCGTTCGCTTTACAGAAGCGGACGATGTCCCACACGATCAGGAAGTAGCCTGCGAAGCCGAGCTTTTCAATCAGCGCGAGTTCGCGCTCGGCCTGCTTCTTCGCGCGCTTATGCAGATCGGTGTCTCGCTTCGGCAGGTAGCGGCTTTCGATGCCTTCGGCGACGCGCTTGCGCAGGAAGACCTCCATCGGTTCGCCACTTGGTGTGTCGAAGCGCGGAAACTCATAGCCAAGGTCGTTCAGTTCGAACTGGAGACGCTGTGAGACCAGCAGCGTGTTCTCGATCGCCTCGGGAAGATCGCTGAAGATGCGGCGCATCGCGCTGGCGCTGCGAACCTGTCGCTGCGAGTTGGATTGCAGCAGACGGCCCGCCTCATCGAGCGAGACGTGGTGCCGAATGGAGGTGAAGACGTCGAGCATCTCGCGCTCGTACTGCGTCGCATAGCGAACTCCGTTGGTTGCGAGGATGGGCAAACGAAGGCTCTCCGCGATGCGAAGCGCGGCCTGGTTGCGGGCTTCCTCGGCGCGATCGCCGTGACGCTGCAACTCGACATAGACGTTGCCGTGGCCGAAGAGTTCGGTGAGTTGTTCGACACATTGACGGCCTGCCTCTTCACCGCCTGCGTGAAGAGCGGACGCGAGAGGGCCTTCCTCTCCGCCAGTAAGACAAATCAGTCCATCGCGAAACTCCGCAAGGTCGTCGATTCGCGCCGCACCTTCGCTCTTGATCGGCTCACGCATCTTGAAGCGCGTGATGAGTTGGCAAAGGTTTTGATATCCAGCGCGCGAGGTGCATAGCAACGGGAGCCGTACCGGCTCTGCCCTGTGTTGATGAGGCAGCCACTCCGGCGGTTGCAGGCGATCTTCAAGATCACTGACTGCGATCTCCGCGCCAATGTGGGCGCGCACTCCATTCTCCTTCGCTGCAGAATGAAACCGCGCGGCACCGTAGAAGCCGTTGCGATCGAGCAGCGCGATGGCGGGCATATTCGCTTCGGCGGCGGCTCGAATAAGGCCCTCGGGCTGCGATGCGCCTTCAAGAAAGCTGAACGCACTCGCGGCATGAAGCTCAATGTATTCCGTGGCATCAGTCATAGAGCGCGTCCATCTGCCAGCGGTCGCCAAGCAGATCGTGGGTGATGAGACACAGCAGCGAGTTTCCCGAATCTGCAGCAGCCTGCACGTCCCACTCTTCGCGCGACCATACGTCTGATGACCACCAGTCGCCACTCTGACGCCATGGGCCGTATGCCTGCTCCACCTTGTAGAGCCTGCTGTTGAACCAGAACGAGGCCAGTCTACGACCTTCATGGTGGACAGAAAGATTAACCGGAGGGCGGCAGCGGCGAAGCGCAACGGCGTGCCTTGCTGGCTCGTCTTG
Coding sequences within it:
- a CDS encoding DNA polymerase III subunit alpha is translated as MTDATEYIELHAASAFSFLEGASQPEGLIRAAAEANMPAIALLDRNGFYGAARFHSAAKENGVRAHIGAEIAVSDLEDRLQPPEWLPHQHRAEPVRLPLLCTSRAGYQNLCQLITRFKMREPIKSEGAARIDDLAEFRDGLICLTGGEEGPLASALHAGGEEAGRQCVEQLTELFGHGNVYVELQRHGDRAEEARNQAALRIAESLRLPILATNGVRYATQYEREMLDVFTSIRHHVSLDEAGRLLQSNSQRQVRSASAMRRIFSDLPEAIENTLLVSQRLQFELNDLGYEFPRFDTPSGEPMEVFLRKRVAEGIESRYLPKRDTDLHKRAKKQAERELALIEKLGFAGYFLIVWDIVRFCKANDILIQGRGSAANSVVCYTLEITAIDPVGMDLLFERFLNENRNEWPDVDLDLPSGDKREQAIQYVYQRYGELGAAMTANVITYRGKSAAREVGKALGFDEETLGRLSSLIGHWEWRKKDETLGDNFRHAGFDLGHWRIAKYVELCERIQDLPRHLGQHSGGMVICQGSLNKVVPLERASMPGRSVVQWDKEDCAELGLVKIDLLGLGMMAVMKDCLTLIPEHYGDAVDLAQLPADDPEVYATLRRADTVGMFQVESRAQMASIPRNAPTKFYDLVVQVAIIRPGPIVGKMMHPYMRRRQGREEVTYPVEALKPVLERTLGVPLFQEQLLRMAMIVGNFTGTEAEELRKAVGMRRSWKRMEELMVKLRKGMDANAIAAETQDVIVQSIQSFALYGFPESHAASFALIAYASAYFKVKYLAAFTCAMLNNQPMGFYTAATLVKDAQLHGLRVKPIDVQISQICCTVEHEPSGLLSLRLGLNYARSLKAATASLLVSARHAGGPFQSVEDLSLRVPALNRSDLAQLARIGALNSLGGVEHRRDAIWQIEQVSRPVGPLLQQSEAAPQSSHSPLLKMKTDERLVADYSGTGLTTGPHPMAYRRRELRGMGVSSALELRLQPDGRRVIAAGSVIARQRPGTAQGFIFLSMEDETGISNIIITPQLYERERVLVTRGRFLKVYGKLQNQDGVVHVKAESLEHLHAAAIEVRSHDFH